The genomic interval TTGGGGGTGACCTTGGCTGTTTGGGTGCCACGCCATCCTTACCCAGGACAGGGTGTCTGGGTCTCTTCCTTTTCCCAGGTTTACCTTCCAGAGGCTGACAATGCTCTCTCACCAGAGGAAACAGTCATGGAGCAAGTCTGCCAGCCCGAAGAGATGAAATGCCTTCAAGGTAGTATCACCAAGTGGTCTGTGGGATCTGATAAAAGGCCCAGGAGTGCGGCAGTTTGATGGTCTGGTTCAGTGGATAGACATGGGTTTGGATGTCCAGAATTGCTGGGAGTGATTCCCAGCGACATCATGACGGTGACTGAGACAGCTTTTACGGGCCCTGTATTTTCCTCACCTTCAGAGAAAAATGATCAATACCGGCCTTGTgtggttgttgtgagaattaaacgaACAGATAGGTGTAAAATCCCTGGCACGCTAAGGTTAAATTGTCATGAGTCAGGGCAGCTGGAACTTGGTTGATTAAAGAGGCACAGAAAGGGCTGTCAGAGGGGGTGAGCAGGTAGAGAAGCCTGTGGTGGGACTAATGAGGCAATGGAAGAGGGGATGAAGAAAGTGAAAGTGATTGGCACCCGCCAGGTTCTGTTTGCTCTAGTGGGGATGGTTAGAGGCGCCCTGGGGTAGTGAGGCTGAGTTGAACTCATAGAACAAGAGAAGATGTTTGAAGATGGTGCTGGAGATGGCTTGTGAACAGAAGTGCTACAGAGAAGCATCCTCTCTAGACCAGACCCTTCACAGCTGAACCCGTCTACTTCCTCCTCAGGCACCCACTTAAACCAAAGCCCAGGCAAGTCCTATGACCCCTTGGCTCTTAAGGAAGTGCTGGTGTGTGCCTCCCAGTTGGAGGAAGAGGAACAAaatgaagaagggagggaggaggagctggacCCAGATTTAGCCCCtgacctggaggaggaggaggagcaggaagaggaggaggaagagaatgatCTCGGGGATCCAGCTGTCCTCAGTGCTGTCCGTAACATCCAGGTACCATAGCAGGAAGATGTGGGGGAGGGTTGTCCTGAACTGTCTGCATCTCACAGGCTATTGCTAcacatctctctcctcttcttcaccCCTTTCTAGGTGGGCTAACACTTTCTCTTTCAGGCTTGAACCCCAGTAAagactctctccttccttccctcctttcttctgtcTCCTACTTCGTTTCTGATGCTGCCCTCACCTGAATCCAGGTCCTAGCAGGGCTGTGCATCACCTAGAGATGCTGGCCCTGCTCCTGGTGGTGAAAGTGAGTCATCTTTGACCCTGGGCCCCTGTGTCTTCCCAGTCCATCCCTGGTCTTTATTCCCTTGGATTCCCCCAGCAGCTGGAGAGACACAAAGAAGTCCCATGTAGAAATGAAGTTACTCAGACCCTGCTTCAGCTTAACTCCTAAGATGCCAGTCTGGCTTCCCTTCAGTGGAAGGAGAGGGGTCTTGATTGTATTGACTTTGAAATCGAGGGAGGGCCAGGCTGCCACTGTCCTGGGTATTGGAAATGGTTGGAGctgctgctcccctccccccattaaCACAGGTGAATGTAGATGATGCCACAGGGGCTCGTTTCAGCCTGGGGTTTCCTCTCTCTCATTCCAGAAAGGTCTTCTCAGCTCCCCTGGAATCAAGGCCCCTGGTGTGCTGGGGATGTCGCCTGCTTCCTTGCACTTTCTGTGGCAGGTGAGTCACTCCAGTCTCCATCCTGTGAGAAATAGGCTGGGTGTTGAGAAGCAGCATGCCGCCTGTCCCTTATTTCCATTATGTTCACTGTGCCCTTGACCTTGCTCTGGAGATGCAGCGACCAAAGTGAAGTGTGGGTAGGAAGGGGGAAACGCCCCTTATGCGGGGTAGCTTGGTAAACAACAGTGGTGGTACTGGGACAACTGGCCTTCCTATGAAAAGGACGAACTATTCCATCTTACAGAATATAAGCAGCACTGAGCCTAGTGCTAGAAAGAGCATATGGTCTGGGGTAGAGCAATTGCCAGAAATCcagcagggagaagagaagggaattgCAGACTAAGGAGGGCTTCAGAGGTGTCCGAGAAGAGCTAAGCATGGCCCCAGTGGCTAAAGACAAGATCTGAGTGAACGCTCAgagaggaaagggcagggagTTGACTCGAACACAATGGGGAAAGCACAGGCCTCCACCTTGTCAGGGTCCATGGAGTTGCTCCCTAGGAGGTGACAAACCTGTTGGAAACAAGAACAGGAGCCACAGTCTGGTGTCCTCACAACTGGCTTGAGGGGCCCCAAGATGGCAAAATGTTGAGTGAGGTTCTTGAAGGAAAAGGCAGGTGAGACCATAGAGGCAGAAAGGCAATCAACAGCAAAAGCAGGATTCTGTTGGTGGAGATGCCCTTCTCCCAGACCCTGAAATTCCTCTCCCAGACCCTGGACTACCTGGCACCACTTCCTTTCCGGCCTGCCTTTCCCAGCACCAGCACTGCAGCCCCGCACTTCGGACCTCAACTGCCCTCGCCAGACCCATCTGTCCTCTGCAGCCCGTCGACCTCATGGCCCCTTAGGCTCAGGTACTGGTTTAGAGTGCCCAGTGTCCCAGGGTCTAGGAAAGGCTGAGCTCTTCTCCAGAAGTCTCAGGAGGCATGGCTGCCCCTCTACCAGCTGCCAcagaaaatacttagagaaacTCACTAAGAGAAGGATGTGGTAGAGTGCAATTCCTTCCCCTCACAggtaaggaaatggaggcccagggaCTATCTGAGGTCAGCCAGCATGGCAGAACTGAGAGTAGGACTCAGAAGTCCTGACAACCAGGCCAAATGGTTTTATAGTGTGTCTGGATTTCCTGCAGTCAAGTTTCAGGGAAAACCGTATCCTGGAGGGGAGGTAAGCCCTGCTGAGCTAGGATAGTGATGCTTCATGTGGCTGACGCTTGGGCAGGGTCATAAGCAGGTAGCGTCCCTTAGATGTCTGGCTGAGGTTCCCAGAGACTAAAGgaatgggggcggggggctgaGAGCTTGCTCCCGCCCAGCCCAAGTTTCTTTCTACGTCTTCCCAGTCATCTGACCCAGCTCCACCCTCAGCACCAGCGGATCTtgaagcaacagcagcagcatggTGGACCACCAAGGTAAAACCGAGAGGAGAAGCAGGATTAAGGGGAACCCCCTGCATGCTGGAGTTTCCCTTGTGACAGAGCACCTCCCCCAGACCCCCACCAGTTAAGCCTCTCACACCCTGGCCCACCTCTGCACTCTGCTGTCCTCCCCTGACATCCCGCTCCGAGCTCTCCACTCCTTGGGGGAGTTCTCTGTGGCAGGGGTGGGTAGGTCTAAAGGGACACTCCTCCTGGCTTGAAGTCCCCCAGCCAAGAAGCCTTGGTCTCAGCAGCCAGACCCCTATGCTAACCTCATGACCCGAAAAGAGAAGGACTGGGTGGTAAAAGTGCAGATGGTTCAGCTGCAGAGTGAGAACCCCCGCCTGGATGACTATTACTACCAGGTGAGCCCCAGAGGCTCTGCCCAGCCTCTGACCTTGGTGTCAAATGGGCCTGACTCCGTGGGTCCTCTGAGactctcccttcccctcacaGTGGCCACATCCCTTCAGGTGGGAGGAACGATTGCTAAAGGATGGGGGTCATATTTCTACACTTGACATCCAaactccttccccttcttctcctAAATTTCAGCCACATGGGATTAGTTATGATACCCCAAACACACTCTGAGGTTTCTGTCTCCGTCCTTTGCTGAGAATTTCTCCTATTCAGTTGGCAAATGAGGACTCTCTCATCTTTGTAGACTTTGGTTTCTCTCAGAAATGACTTGTTATAAACATTCATCtacttactttttactttttaagatctAAAACACAGGGAACTTTTATAAGTAATGGGATTCAATTTCTTGAATTGAACAAATGCTGGCAGACTTTTGAACTCCTTTCTGTCTGCTTCCTGTCTGCCCTCTGTCCGTGAGTTTTGGGTTGTCTAAGTTGtatttcaatttctcttcagCCTCCATGAGACCCCTACTGAGGTTTCCACCTTTATCTCCTTTCTATTGAcattactttcttcctttcttcccaccaGCTTCAAAACCCTCTGCCTTCTGCCAGGATTGCTTGAATGTGATCATCTTCCACTCTTGACTTTTAGACATTGCTCTTCAATGAAGGAGCTGTATTTAAATCCTTGTTTGTCTCTCAGTCAGTGGCTTTATTTTAGTTCTGGATTTCACAGTCTTACTTAAGATATTAGAGCTGCTCCACAAATCCTCACAAGCGTAGAACTGGCCTAGAGGCCGATTGAAATAGTGTTCTCTCTCTACTTCAAGCTGCTGATTGGTCTTTGTACCATCAGATAACTCTGATTTTGGAGAGCACAGGTAGGATCACCAAATTAaaatgaggagggggaaggatagCGGTGTCCCATGTGTAACCTGGAATAAAGATTGCAGGAAGGTTGCAGACCCTGGGACACGTTTGCTTCCTggctctctgctttgctctctgccttTCCATCAGATCTGGCGGTGGTACTAGCTCTTCAAGTCCTTAGGATGGGGACCCTAAAACAGGTGGCATGAGGCCTAGGGTGCCTTAAGATGCATTATAGTGGCTACTATAAGTCCCTAAGGTGCAAGGAGCATTTCTGGAATGAATGCTGTAGGCAAGGGTATGTTAAGAGTTTGCACTGCAGAGCCCTAACTCTAAGTTCAGCCAATGAGTATACATTTGACTAATCCATGGACTCTCAGGAATATTATCAGAAACTAGAGAAGAAGCAGGCAGATGAAGAGCTGCTTGGGCGAAGGAGCAGGTTTGAGTCCTTCAAGCTGGTCACGCCTTACATTCAGAAGGCGGAGGCTTATGAATCAGGTAGGACTGGGGCTGACCTGCTGGGTTGGGGTGGACATCTGGGTATACACAGGTGGAAAGCAGAGGGGCGCGTGCCTGGCTGACTCCTTCCATGCAGTGGTTCGAATCGAGGGTTCCCTGGGCCAGGTAGCTGTATCAACGTGTTTTAGCCCTCGCCGAGCTATTGATGCTGTGCCCCATGGAACTCAAGAGCAGGTAGGAGCGTTATCTTCCTACAGcctttttctctcccctgttTTGGAGAAAGGTCTGGAACACTCTCATGCTTGAGTTCAGGTTGTGACTTAAGAGTGAGGAACAAGAGTGATCGGGCTTTGTGGGTCTAGCCTTTCCAGATCACGTTCTAGCTCACCTAGGCTTGGGCTGCTGCTGTGGAGGTGTGGCTGACAGCCAGGGACTCTTTGTCTAGGAGACAGGAGCTGCAAGCAGTCAGAGGCTTCAGGTGTTGTACCGGATTGAGAAGGTGAGACATCAGCCTTAGCAGTGAATTCCTTACCTCCCTTGGGAACAGGATATACTCACATTgaccccttcttcctccctccccaccctcacatTCCCAGCTGTTCCTTCAGTTACTAGAGATAGAGGAGGGCCAGAAGGATGGGCCCGCACAGCCCTGTGAGCAGCAGAGAAGCCAGCTTGAGAAGCTCTTCCAGGCCTTAAAGACCCAGGAACAGAATAATCtggagtgagtgtgtgtgggggtcACACCTCAGCCCAGGAAGGGACGGCTCAGCAGAGACAGTGGCTTAGCTTCTGCCTCTCCTTTCTGGCCTGTGGCCCTTTGCTCTATGCAGATCCCTGCAATGCTCTCCTATGTCACCTGTAGGGAGGCAGCGGATGGCTTCCTGCAGGTGCTCTCCGTGAGGAAGGGAAAAGCCCTAGTGGCCCGGCTGCTCCCCTTTCTGCCCCGAGATCGAACTGTCAGCCTTCTTCTGGCCATCACCCGCCATCTGCCCCTCCTTGTCAAGAGGGATGTGGCTGATCAGGTACTGTGGCATTGAGTGGAGGAGAGGATGGTTTTGTGGATGAGTTAGGAATGtttattcctcctcctcttccccttcctcctcctcctcctccttccgatccccacccccagagaaGCCAGAGAAGGTGCTAGGCAGTGAGGAGTGTTGACCCTGCTACCCTCAGGTGAGGGGGTTACAGAACAAACTACCACAGGAACAGCTGATCATCTTCAGgcaaatgaagaaaggaaaacccACGGGCCTATGGTTACACAGGTGTGAATGTGCTCTGGAGGTTGAGAAGCTCAGGACTCCCTGATAAGTGGTGAGCCCCATAGCTACTTTGCTTAGGGAAGGCATCCTAAACAGGTGGGTATTGAAGGACCAGTGTTAGGGATGGAGACACCTGAGTGGTGATAGGCCTGGTAGGTCTGACCTGACCAGAAGGGGCCAGAGGCAGGTGAGCAAGGAAAGAGACCGGAGGTAAGGTCGCCGAGGAGTCAGAGAGAGGCCCTTACTGACCTTCTTGCAGGCCCTGCAAATGTTATTCGAACCACTGGGGAGATGTATCAGCCACTTGACCTTCCATGAACTCCTCCAAGGACTTCAGGGACTCATGCTGCAACCACCTGGCTCCTCAGAGCGGCCAGTCACTGTGGTGCTGCAGAATCAGGTAACACGCATGGGAGGTTTTTGTCTTTCCACAGGTGGCTCCAGGTGCTACCTGGAACGGACCCAGGGTGGGGCTgcttttttaacaagctccctgaTGGTGGTGCTGCTATCACCTCTAGATCACAAGTCACCAAACATTTTTGATAGTGAATcccttttaccaaaaaaatgctGAACTATACCacctgtgtgtgtttataaatcaTATACATGGAACACTATACTTACCTTAGGTACATAATAAATACAAGATGAGACTCTAGATGTGAAAGATCTcatatcttctaataacctagTGGATTATATTGTGAACCCCTCTGAAGATCTTTGCCTAAAGCAATGCCTCTTAAAATGGGCTCCACAGCCTACCTGCGTCAGATTCCTGGGTCTGTTCCTGATCTTCGGTCTCTGATTCCGGGGGCGGAGCCCACAAGTGTGCATTTAATCAACTCCCCAGAGGAATCTTTTGGAATATTCAGAGCAGTGGTTTCCTTGGAAAGGGCTCAGAGTTCTTGGTCAGCCAGTATAAAACTTGATGGGTTTATGGGTGTTGGACTCCATTTGTACCTGTGAACTTGCCCTTTTAGTTGGGAAATAGCAGAGCCAGGGAAGCACTGAATGCCTAGGGTATACTCATTTTACTCTGGATACTTTATCACTTGCAGTTTGGAATATCTTTGCTCTATGCCCTGCTGAGTCATGGGGAACAGCTGATATCcctggattcttccctagaggaACCCAACAGTGACCACACAGCTTGGTAAGATCATAAAAGCCTTGTAAATACTATTTCAGTACCCCTGGGATGTATAGATTGAGCCAGATGAGATGTTTTCTGAGTGATTTATTCAAGCACCAGGGAGGAGGTTGGACAGAGAAACAGAGTTGTAGCtgttctgccctttttttttttctatagtgcCGTAGAATGTTGTCCCCTATGGAAGGCAGTGTAAGATAGACTCTAAAGCTTCTCCCTTTAATTACTCACAGACCTAGGGGTGAATTCTGCTTCTGTCACTTATCAGGAACATAACATTGGGgcatattattttactttccttagcctgtttcctcatctataaactaGGGATCTAAGGATAAGGGTACTAACCAGTTAGTAGatctaaagattaaatgagatggaagATGTGTAAAGCATtaaacattgcctggcacataccaAATGTGCAAATGTTCTCTCTTAGTTGCTGGAGGTACAGAGGGTGATAGTGGTGGTAGAAAGATAATAAGAAGCCTGGACCCTGAGCCTATTTCCTACATGCATACAAAGATGCTGATGTATTACTTCTCTGCCCTCCAGGACAGACATGGTAGTTCTCACTGCCTGGGAGATAGCTCAAATGCCCACAGCCTCTCTGGCAGAACCCCTGGCCTTCCCCAGCAACCTTCTTCCTCTGTTCTGTCACCATGTGGACAAACAATTGGTACAGCAGCTGGAGGCTAGGATGGAGTAAGTGACTGTGGAAACAAGGTCATAGCCCCCTCTTTAAGCCCAGACTAGGTTCTGTCACTTCTCTACTACTTTTAAACCAAGAGTAAGGAGGATAACTTGCTTTTAGAAGTATTTCTAGACATTGGTACTTACTGAGTAACCAGTCTGCTCCAAGTTAGGGTCGTGGGGCCTGTTTCTTCAGCCAAACCTTTCCATTTATTCCCAGGAACTTTGATTATTTATCATGCTAAGCTATCTGAGGGTAA from Physeter macrocephalus isolate SW-GA chromosome 11, ASM283717v5, whole genome shotgun sequence carries:
- the PATL2 gene encoding protein PAT1 homolog 2 gives rise to the protein MKTSVYEQRKSGRVHMVDTKVYLPEADNALSPEETVMEQVCQPEEMKCLQGTHLNQSPGKSYDPLALKEVLVCASQLEEEEQNEEGREEELDPDLAPDLEEEEEQEEEEEENDLGDPAVLSAVRNIQKGLLSSPGIKAPGVLGMSPASLHFLWQTLDYLAPLPFRPAFPSTSTAAPHFGPQLPSPDPSVLCSPSTSWPLRLSHLTQLHPQHQRILKQQQQHGGPPSPPAKKPWSQQPDPYANLMTRKEKDWVVKVQMVQLQSENPRLDDYYYQEYYQKLEKKQADEELLGRRSRFESFKLVTPYIQKAEAYESVVRIEGSLGQVAVSTCFSPRRAIDAVPHGTQEQETGAASSQRLQVLYRIEKLFLQLLEIEEGQKDGPAQPCEQQRSQLEKLFQALKTQEQNNLEEAADGFLQVLSVRKGKALVARLLPFLPRDRTVSLLLAITRHLPLLVKRDVADQALQMLFEPLGRCISHLTFHELLQGLQGLMLQPPGSSERPVTVVLQNQFGISLLYALLSHGEQLISLDSSLEEPNSDHTAWTDMVVLTAWEIAQMPTASLAEPLAFPSNLLPLFCHHVDKQLVQQLEARMEFALIY